The Plutella xylostella chromosome 9, ilPluXylo3.1, whole genome shotgun sequence genome has a segment encoding these proteins:
- the LOC105382289 gene encoding cytochrome b5-related protein codes for MAPDPDGRQASFPQLPYPALRSAAPRSPQQWLRGKQQQDGAEGLWRVHDGLYDLSEFVGLHPGGDLWIQSTKGTDITEAFESHHLHGVAEPLLPKYFVRDAREPRNSPFTFKEDGFYKTLKLKAMQKMKEFPAGARSKSDRVTDSLLLLFLIITPITCWSFTKSFLLGASLLLLNGLVMSLMTICAHNYFHRKDNWRMYIFNLSGLSYADWRVSHAMSHHLYTNTVQDIELSMLEPFLYYLPSGDKSLVNQLAAVYWPLIFPFTSVGCMVKELIAGLTNLEGKKLQLSNAIPLFVPAWMYFVGGLPLLPTVGLWISCMLVSSFFFMVFGLTAGHHGNENFFEGDIPRDTTLDWGLHQLDAIVERVEYSGHGNHFMSLTGFGDHALHHLFPTLDHAELEFLYPTLVHHCEKYDTELRMTTFPQAVVSQAKQLARKKQNNFRAKTAMPK; via the exons ATGGCGCCCGACCCGGACGGTCGCCAGGCCAGCTTCCCGCAACTTCCCTACCCCGCGCTGCGCTCGGCCGCCCCCCGCTCCCCGCAGCAGTGGCTGCGCGGGAAGCAGCAGCAGGACGGGGCTGAAGGGCTGTGGCGAGTGCATGACGGGCTCTATGATTTGAGCGAGTTTGTGGGGTTGCATCCTGGAGGGGACCTGTGGATACAGAGTACTAAG GGCACAGATATAACAGAGGCCTTCGAGTCGCACCACCTGCACGGCGTGGCCGAGCCCCTCCTGCCCAAGTACTTCGTCCGAGACGCGAGGGAACCCCGAAACTCACCCTTCACCTTCAAGGAAGATGGATTCTATAAGACGCTCAAGCTCAAGGCTATGCAGAAGATGAAGGAATTCCCAGCAGGGGCCAGAAGCAAGAGTGATCGCGTCACTGACTCTTTGCTCCTACTGTTTCTCATCATCACTCCTATAACCTGCTGGTCTTTTACGAAGAGTTTTCTGTTAGGAGCCAGTTTGCTCCTCCTCAATGGACTGGTCATGAGTCTCATGACAATTTGCGCCCACAATTATTTCCACAGAAAGGACAACTGGAGGATGTATATTTTCAACCTCAGCGGACTGTCTTACGC AGACTGGCGCGTATCGCACGCGATGTCCCACCACCTCTACACCAACACGGTCCAGGACATCGAGCTGAGCATGCTGGAGCCGTTCCTCTACTACCTGCCGAGTGGAGACAAGTCGCTGGTGAACCAGCTGGCCGCGGTGTACTGGCCACTCATCTTCCCGTTTACTTCTGTGGGGTGTATGGTTAAAGA ATTGATAGCAGGCCTCACAAACTTGGAAGGCAAGAAGCTACAATTATCAAATGCCATTCCTCTGTTTGTGCCAGCCTGGATGTACTTCGTAGGAGGCCTTCCCTTACTGCCAACAGTCGGGCTATGGATCTCCTGCATGTTGGTATCAAGTTTCTTCTTCATGGTATTTGGTCTGACCGCTGGGCACCATGGAAATGAGAATTTCTTTGAAGGTGATATACCGAG AGACACGACGCTCGACTGGGGCCTCCACCAGCTAGACGCCATCGTGGAGAGAGTGGAGTACTCCGGCCACGGAAACCACTTCATGTCGCTAACTGGCTTCGGGGACCATGCTCTGCACCATTTGTTCCCGACCTTGGACCACGCGGAGTTAGAGTTCCTGTACCCAACGTTGGTCCATCACTGCGAGAAGTATGACACGGAGTTGCGCATGACCACGTTTCCACAAGCGGTTGTCAGTCAAGCCAAGCAGCTGGCCCGTAAgaagcaaaataattttagagCGAAGACTGCAATGCCTAAATAG